The genome window GGAAGTCGCGGGCAAAGAGTGATTGCCGGAAGTGCTTAAATTGTTGTTTGCAACACTGCGAAAACTCAGACCACAAGACTGTTATGGTGAGTGAAATATTCTGAAAACTTCGGGGGAGACTTCAGGTTTTAGTAAAAATCAAACGGGGCTCCTGCCCGGAACCCCGCTTGGAATATTTATCTTTGAATCATGCGGCTAATTGGGCTTCGATTTCGGCCAGCCGTCGAAGAATTGCAGCCTTCTCTAAATCCTCACCGTATTCGAGGAGCCCGCGTATTTTCTTGAGCAGCTCTTCTTCCTTGCCCGCCATTGCCTCCGGCGGCGGCTTGGTGACTGCGACCTCTGCCTCCTGTCCCCCGGTCAACATCTTGGGCATGGCGGTTTCGAGTGCCGTCTTGAACGCCTCCTTGCCGGGCCGGAAATAGTGTTTCAGCACCACATCAACCGTGGAGTGACCCGTCACCCGCCGAACCAGCTCCATCGGCACACCGGCCGACAGCGCCATCGTAATCCATGTCGTACGCAGCGAGTGGAATCCTTTAATAGAAGCCTTCTGCATTCCGTCAGAGCGATCGACGAGTGTCTCAATATCTGCCGCTTTGAGAACCTGTTTGACCCGCCACGACATACCGAAATTCTTTTTTTCATAAAGGGCTGCAACCTCCGGAAACACGTATTCACTTTTATGCGGCTGTTTGTCGATTTCCTCGCGCAGGATCGGGAATAGGGGGATCTCGGCGGTTTCACCCGTCTTGGAGGTCGTCACCGTGATGAACCTCTCCTGTAGGTCAACATCCGTCCATTTCAGCCGGCAGCAGTCGCCCTGGCGCATGGCCGTGCACATCCCTACCAGAAAAACCGGTCGCATGATTTTATCGGCGTGTTTCAGGATTTCATTCAGTTCTTTTTGGGTGAACGGCTGATGATGCACCGTCGTTTTGATCTTGGTCGGGCATCCCGCAAACGGATTGCTGATGATTCCGCCATGAATGCCGACCTTTTGAAACAGCCCTTTGAGCAGGTGCAGTTTGTCGTTGTAGGTGGCGGCGGCATAGCCGGACTCTTCCAAATGCCGGAGCCAGTGTTCAGCGATGCGCGGTGTTACCTGTCCCAGTGTGCGGACTGCCGGGTATTCTTTTTCGATGAATTCCCGAAACTTGCGGAGCGTACCGCACTGATTCTTTTCCCACAGAGCCGACCGTTTGCGGCGCTGGGGTAGGTTTTTCCAAACCTGTTCGATGTCTTTGAGTTCGACCTGCCGGACATCTTCACCCGCTTTAATCTCATAGAGCTCCTGCAGGTGGTGTGAAGCCGACTTTGTGCTTCGGGCATCTGCTTTCAACTCATCCAGCTTGAGCTGTGCTTTCATCCGTGAGCGCTCGAAAGGCACATCACTGACTTCTTTCAGGGATGCGGGAATCGTTCCTTCGATTGCGACTCCCAAATTCGTGAAGTGCCGCTTGCCGTCGATAATGAAATCTCCGTACCACCATTTTGATCGGATTGAACCGTCTTTTCGCCGAGTAATTTGCAGTCCCATTTGTTGCCTCCTGATTCCGATTTAATTTGCAACCCCCTTAACCAAAGAGGGCGAATCAACCGGGCAAAACAGAAGTTTTCACAGAACACCGCCTTGCCCGGCGCAGAATCAGGAAACAAAAAACTCCTAACCGATTGATTAGGAGCTATTTAGGTGGTCGGGGTGACATGATTCGAACATGCGACTTCTACGTCCCGAACGTAGCGCTCTACCAGGCTGAGCCACACCCCGCTTCTCAACGGAAAGCGCGACATTGTAAGCAGATCGTTTTAAATGGCAAGCGTTAGTTTTGCCAATAAGCAAGAAACTCGATATTTCCTTTGGGGCCCTTTATAGGAGAGGTGGCCAGTCCCAGCCATTCGAGACCCAGTTCTGCGGTTCCGAAGTTCCGAACCTTGGAGATAACCGCTTTGTGAATTGCGGGGTCGGTGATGACGCCGCGGCCTTTGTCGACTTCTTCCTTGCCGGCCTCAAACTGCGGCTTGATCAGAGATACGATTTGTCCCCCCGGTTTGAGCAGTTCTTTGACGGCAGGAAGGATTTTGGTCAAGGATATGAATGATGTGTCGATGGATGCAAAGTCGGCTGCCTCCGGAATATCCTGAGCAGTCAGATAACGGGCATTGACTCCTTCCATGACCACGACCCGGTCGTCTTCGCGCAGTTTCCAGTGCAGCTGTCCTTTGCCGACATCCACTGCATAGACTTTCACGGCTTCGTGCTGCAGCATGCAGTCGGTGAAGCCACCGGTGGAGGAGCCGATGTCGAGGCAAACTTTGCCGGTCAGGTCGAGGTCGAATGCCTGAACAGCTTCTTCGAGTTTTTCCCCGCCGCGGCTGACAAACCGTTCGCTTTGTTTGATTTCGATTTCGTGATCGGTTGTTACCGGGTGTCCGGGTTTCGGGGCAGGCTGTCCGTCGATGAGGACCTGTCCGGCGAGCACCAGCCGTTTTGCTTTTTCACGGCTTTCTGCTAGCCCTCTGTCTACGAGCAACTGGTCGAGTCTGATCTTTTTCATATCTTTGAAGTCGGTCGGGCGAGAAATTTGATTTCGCTTGTTGTACTGGAGATATGTCTGAAGATAGCATGAGCTCACTTTTTTGCACGCACTTATGAGGAGATCAAAGGCATGAAGTTTGTCATATCCATTTCGCTGTTGTTTTTTGCGTTGACCGCATTTTGTGATCTGCCGATTTTGAATACTTCCTTTCATAAAGAACCGCTCGAGGCGGTTCAGTCTCATGCCCGTCAAAACCAGCCGGAGGCCCAGTTGGAGCTGGCGTTGCGGTATTATGCCGGGTATCAGGTAGAGAGAGATCCTCGGTTGGCTTTTGAATGGATGTCCAGAGCCGCAGGTCAGGAGAATGCCGATGCTCAGTTCTTGCTGAGTCGTATGTATGCCGAGGGAGTCGGTACGGAAGAGGATCGGGAACAATCCGAAGCGTGGTTCGCGAAAGCGATTGCTGCCGACCCGCAAAACAAAATGCTGATTGAGCACTACGAAGTCATAATTGAGGGAAAAGAGGATGATTCGACCGCAAAAAATAAATTTTTGAAAGTTTGTTCGGATGCTGGTTATCTTCCGGCAGAGGCCGCGCTCCGTGAGCCGGAAGCTCTCGAGATGTGCGCTCGGGGGAATTACCGGGCAGCTGTTGGGGTTTTTCAGGAACTGGCGGATCAAAACAGTCCGGCGGGAATGTGCCGGCTTGCTGATATGTATGCAAAAGGGTTGGGCGGATTGCCTGAAGATTTCGTGGAAGCATTTGATCTGTATTCCAAGTCAGCTGGGGCCGGATATGCAGAAGCTCAGTTTGCTCTGGCGTCGATGTATGAAGATGGAATCGGGGTCGATCGGGATTTGGTAATGGCTGCGAAGTGGTATGAAAAAGCTGCCCGGAATGGCGTTGCAGACGCTTTATGCAAGGTGGGTGATGCTGAGTTTGCTTCGGCTGTGCGCTGGTTCGGGAAAGCCTCTCTGACGCCGGACGATGAAATGGCTCAGTTCGATAGCATGAAGCATTACAAGCGGGATCTTTCTTCTGCAATCGCATCATACCGAAAAGCTGCAGCAGGCGGCAGTGCTGGGGCACAATATATGCTGGGGCGCTTACATGCTTCCGGGGAAGGGGTGGTAAAGGATTTTGATCAGGCTTTGGAATTTTATAAGCAGGCCGCTGGGCAGAATCATGCAGACGCTCTTTTTTACATCGGCTTGATGTATCACGCGGGACTGGGAATTTCCCCCAATGCTGAAAAGGCAATATTCTTCTATCAGAAAGCGGCTGAACGGGGATCTCGAGCAGCAATGTTTTATCTTGGAAACTGCCATTTCTTCGGATATGGCGTCGAGCAGCATGCACGGAAAGGAACGGAGTTTTACCGGGATGCACTTCAGGATGTTTCTGTTGATTCGGAGGACTCAACTCTGCTGAATGATATCTGGGTTTTTCGGGCGGCCCGTGAGTATGCAGTCATTCTCTGGCGTAAAGCCGCTGTGGAGAACGATGCTGCATTGGCGGTAAAGTGGATGAGTCTGGCCGCGCGCAGTGGGGATTCTTTCGCGCGTGAGATGCTCGTGGAGATGATGTCCGGCAACCGAAGCTTCTCCGGTGTCGGAGACGGGGTTGCTGATATCGCAGGGGCTGCTGTGGATCCTCGGAAAGATGCAGGCGCAAAGCGGCGGGACGTTCTCTTCCTGTTTCCTTACCTGCAACAGGATGTTCGGGAAATTTATCCCGGTTTTGACCCCCCGCATGTGATTACAACAGTGATGGCGCGCGGAGAAACCCGCAGTGTTACCGGCGGTTCTCTTTGGGAGCTGGCGGTTAAGTATCGCCGGCCGGACGCTCGCAGGACGGTTGGGCTTCGAGGGATACTGCTGGTAGGTGCAGAGTTTGAAGATACCGAAACCGGGGAAACATTCTGGGCCTATAATAAAATCGAAGACAACGGTCCTGTTTTCAGCGGCGAAACTTTCATTGACGCATCCCTGTTTGTAGACATCGGTGGGCACTCGAATCTTCGTTTGGGAAACTGGACGGTGACTTATGGGCATTTGCCGGATCGAAACCGCAGACTGCTGGCCGTCATCGATGAGCAGAAAAAATCCAAATCGGCCGGAACGATTGAGGAAATGGCTTCCAGAAACCGTTTCACGGTCGAACTTGATTCGCGGATAATCACTACAATTGATATTGATGCGAAATTTCCGGGCGGCATTGAAGATCCCAACGGCGGCGGTGATTCCGGCTCTGATGACGACAATGGCCTTTTGGATTCCATTCTTGGGACCGTTACCGGCGGTTGAGGGGTGTGTAGCGCTATGCCAGGGCTGTACGTCCATATTCCGTTTTGCATACGCAAGTGCGATTACTGCGCATTCTATTCGGAAGTTTCCGCGGATAGGAATAGGCAGCAGCGGTTTTTCCAATCTTTGGAGAAAGAACTGGGCAGCCTTCCGGCGAACTTCGTTCCGGAAACTGTTTTTATCGGCGGCGGCACGCCGACCGCGCCGGATTTCCAAGCCTTGGAAAAATTCTTCCCGATGTTTGTGAAATTCTCTCCGCTGGAGTTTTCGGTGGAAGTTAATCCGGGCACGGTGGATGTTGCGAAACTTTCCTTATTAAAGAGAATCGGAGTCAACCGGCTTTCGATCGGTGTGCAGTCGTTCGAGTCCCGATGTCTGGAAACTCTTGGAAGGATTCATTCGGCGGAGCAGGCCGACGAGGCGTTCCGCCGTGCGCGTGCTGCTGGGTTTGACAATATCAGTATAGACCTGATGTTCGGCATTCCGGGCCAGACGATGCAGGCGCTCGACGCTGATCTAGACCGGGCGCTGGCGTTCGGGCCGGAGCATATTTCGATCTATAATCTGATGTACGAAGAGGGTACGCCGCTCCTTGAGCGCAATCCGGTCCGGCTTGATGAGGAGATGGAGCGCGAAATGTATGATCATATTCGTGAGCGCCTCAAAGAGGCCGGCTTCGAGCATTATGAGATTTCCAACTTCGCGAAGCCGGGATTTGAGTGTCGCCATAACCTGCTTTACTGGACAGGCGGTGAATACATCGGTTGCGGCCCGGCGGCTCATTCGCATTGGAACGGAACACGATGGGCGAATGCTGCAGACCTGGACGATTACTGCGTTTATGGTCCGCGACGCGAGTTCGAGGAAACCCTCGATCCGGTCGCCAAGGAGCGTGAGACGCTGGTGATGGGGCTGCGTCTGATCAATGGTGTTGATGTCGATCCGACGCTCTTTAAAAAGCTGCAATGCACCTTCCAGTCATTGGAAAATGAGGGATTGCTGGAGATTGATGGGTGCCGGGTTCGCCTTTCGGAGGATGCGTTGTTTGTGAGCGATGCGGTGTTTGCTGAATTGATCTGATATTCCGCTTGCCAAGAGAAGGTCCTGTGCGTAAATTACGCCCTCTTTTGAACTAATTTTGTGAGGTAAGAGTTATGGCTAAATGTGCAGTAACAGGAAAAGGTACGACTTCGGGCCGCCGGATTGTTCGTAAAGGTCTGTCTAAAATGAAGGGCGGTATCGGTCTTCACGTAACCAGCGCAACAAAACGTAAATTTAAGCCCAACCTGCAGCGCATTCGCGTTCGCGATGAAAACGGCACGGTGAAACGTGTATGGGTTTCAGCTAAGGCGATTCGTTCCGGCGCGGTTAAAAAAGCCTAAGAAGAATTTCTTCTGTTTGTTTGAACCGGTCCTTTTAAAGGGCCGGTTTTTTTGTGGAGAATGCTGGGTGTTGCCTGCCGGTCGCCGTCAATACACATATGCATCTACTAGA of Tichowtungia aerotolerans contains these proteins:
- the rpmB gene encoding 50S ribosomal protein L28; the protein is MAKCAVTGKGTTSGRRIVRKGLSKMKGGIGLHVTSATKRKFKPNLQRIRVRDENGTVKRVWVSAKAIRSGAVKKA
- a CDS encoding tyrosine-type recombinase/integrase is translated as MGLQITRRKDGSIRSKWWYGDFIIDGKRHFTNLGVAIEGTIPASLKEVSDVPFERSRMKAQLKLDELKADARSTKSASHHLQELYEIKAGEDVRQVELKDIEQVWKNLPQRRKRSALWEKNQCGTLRKFREFIEKEYPAVRTLGQVTPRIAEHWLRHLEESGYAAATYNDKLHLLKGLFQKVGIHGGIISNPFAGCPTKIKTTVHHQPFTQKELNEILKHADKIMRPVFLVGMCTAMRQGDCCRLKWTDVDLQERFITVTTSKTGETAEIPLFPILREEIDKQPHKSEYVFPEVAALYEKKNFGMSWRVKQVLKAADIETLVDRSDGMQKASIKGFHSLRTTWITMALSAGVPMELVRRVTGHSTVDVVLKHYFRPGKEAFKTALETAMPKMLTGGQEAEVAVTKPPPEAMAGKEEELLKKIRGLLEYGEDLEKAAILRRLAEIEAQLAA
- a CDS encoding TlyA family RNA methyltransferase, whose protein sequence is MKKIRLDQLLVDRGLAESREKAKRLVLAGQVLIDGQPAPKPGHPVTTDHEIEIKQSERFVSRGGEKLEEAVQAFDLDLTGKVCLDIGSSTGGFTDCMLQHEAVKVYAVDVGKGQLHWKLREDDRVVVMEGVNARYLTAQDIPEAADFASIDTSFISLTKILPAVKELLKPGGQIVSLIKPQFEAGKEEVDKGRGVITDPAIHKAVISKVRNFGTAELGLEWLGLATSPIKGPKGNIEFLAYWQN
- the hemW gene encoding radical SAM family heme chaperone HemW, which codes for MPGLYVHIPFCIRKCDYCAFYSEVSADRNRQQRFFQSLEKELGSLPANFVPETVFIGGGTPTAPDFQALEKFFPMFVKFSPLEFSVEVNPGTVDVAKLSLLKRIGVNRLSIGVQSFESRCLETLGRIHSAEQADEAFRRARAAGFDNISIDLMFGIPGQTMQALDADLDRALAFGPEHISIYNLMYEEGTPLLERNPVRLDEEMEREMYDHIRERLKEAGFEHYEISNFAKPGFECRHNLLYWTGGEYIGCGPAAHSHWNGTRWANAADLDDYCVYGPRREFEETLDPVAKERETLVMGLRLINGVDVDPTLFKKLQCTFQSLENEGLLEIDGCRVRLSEDALFVSDAVFAELI
- a CDS encoding tetratricopeptide repeat protein; this translates as MKFVISISLLFFALTAFCDLPILNTSFHKEPLEAVQSHARQNQPEAQLELALRYYAGYQVERDPRLAFEWMSRAAGQENADAQFLLSRMYAEGVGTEEDREQSEAWFAKAIAADPQNKMLIEHYEVIIEGKEDDSTAKNKFLKVCSDAGYLPAEAALREPEALEMCARGNYRAAVGVFQELADQNSPAGMCRLADMYAKGLGGLPEDFVEAFDLYSKSAGAGYAEAQFALASMYEDGIGVDRDLVMAAKWYEKAARNGVADALCKVGDAEFASAVRWFGKASLTPDDEMAQFDSMKHYKRDLSSAIASYRKAAAGGSAGAQYMLGRLHASGEGVVKDFDQALEFYKQAAGQNHADALFYIGLMYHAGLGISPNAEKAIFFYQKAAERGSRAAMFYLGNCHFFGYGVEQHARKGTEFYRDALQDVSVDSEDSTLLNDIWVFRAAREYAVILWRKAAVENDAALAVKWMSLAARSGDSFAREMLVEMMSGNRSFSGVGDGVADIAGAAVDPRKDAGAKRRDVLFLFPYLQQDVREIYPGFDPPHVITTVMARGETRSVTGGSLWELAVKYRRPDARRTVGLRGILLVGAEFEDTETGETFWAYNKIEDNGPVFSGETFIDASLFVDIGGHSNLRLGNWTVTYGHLPDRNRRLLAVIDEQKKSKSAGTIEEMASRNRFTVELDSRIITTIDIDAKFPGGIEDPNGGGDSGSDDDNGLLDSILGTVTGG